The window CGAGCGCCCCAACCCCCTCAAAATCCCgtctcggggcgggggggttgcGCACCCCAGGTCCAGGCCTCTGGGTGCCACAGGGCAGGAGGCCGCGGCCCCACCGCAGGCTCCTCCCCACAGCCGCCTCCTGGCTCCCGGTGCTGAGGAGGCCCCGGCGGTGCCCGCAGCAGGCCGGGATCAGCGGCGGCGGACCCGGAGGCGGCGCGTTCCACCCTCGCTGTCCTACCGGCCTCCCCCCGGGCCCCACCACGCACAGACACCAGCCCGGAGACACCCCAGGGCCCTCCcagcgggccgggccgggcccggcgccgCCACTCACCGTCCGCCGAGCTCCCTCACGGCGCCGGCGCACGCATTGAACGCCAAGACGCGTCGCGCTGTTATTACGTCACCAAGGCACCCGGCTCCGCCCCCTCCACCCGCCGTCTccccgagcggcggcggcgagAGGTTACCCGAGGTGACGCGCATGCGCGGTgggagcggcggcagcggcggccgcggggcacTGTGGGTAGTGTAgtcccgggccgggcgggcctCGCACCCTCCGGCACCCaccgcgctgccgccgccgccgccgccgccgtccgaggccgggcggggccgggccgggctggcggggcggggcggggcggggcggagcgggcgTGCGCCAGCCCGCGGCTCTgcgcggcgggggggggagcggcggggccgccggctGCGGACGGTGGCGGCGGCTGAAGGCTAACGGCGGCGATGGGCGCTGAGGGGTGAGTGATGGGGACGGGGGGCGGCCGAGGGGCGGGAgatgcggggctggggggcaccgGGAGGGCACGGGGGGCActactgggggcactgggactCAGTATTGGGGAACTGGGGGGCCGGGGGAACAATACTGGGAGTACTGGGGGCAGTACTGGGGCAGTACTGGGGCAGTACGGGGGCACTGGGACCAGAGATGCAGTGatgagggaactgggggcaGTACTGGGGCACTGGGACCAGAGATGCAGTGAtgagggcactgggggggcagtactgggggcactgggaccAGAGGTGCACTGAtgagggcactgggggggcaGTACTGGGGCAATGGGGGCATAGGAGACAGTATCGGAGGCACTGGGAGTCAGTATTGGGGAACTGGGGAGCTAGTGGGGCAatactggggacactggggaggaaggaggtgaAGCGTTGGAGGCACTTGACTGGAAATGCAGtgatgggggacactggggaggcAGTactggggcactgggggcagGGGCTGGTACTGGGGGGTTCCCTGGGGGCAGAGGTTGCAGCTCTGGGGGGCAGTGGAGGGGgatgggcagtgctggggaggaccccagtgcccccccagtgtccccccagtgccctcgggagggagggcagggacacaGAGTGGTGTGGGGGGGACCCTGCAGCGGGGGGGCTGGTTTGTGGTgccccccggggtccctctcACTGCAGGGAAGCGGACACTGAGGCAGCCAgagggccggggctggggggcgggcAGGCCGCCACGCTTGGGTGTTGGGGGGGTCTGgagggctgcaggaggggacagcGCTGGCAGGAGGGTCCCCACGCCTGGGGGATGTCAGGCAGGAGCCGGAGCCGGGCGGGGGGAAGAGCGTTGGGGACGGTGTGGCCATCGTGGCAGCCAGGAGGGAACGCCGGCGTCTTTCACCGAGAGAGTGAGCGGCGAACGGAGCCGCACGGCGAGAAGCCAAGCGGGCCCCTGGTGCTGATGTTGTTGTCTGTGTCTCTTGTTCTGTGTCATTTCCAGCTGATCGGTAAAGAtggaaagagggagaggaggaggaggaaggaaccTGGGAGGCTCTGGCTTGCACAGGAGCATTTATTCCCAGTCCCAGCAGTACCAGTACCCGGCCTCCTCGCAGGGGAGCTGCATGGAGATCCAGGAGCTGGCCTCCAAGAGGGTGGACATCCAGAAGAAGCGGTTTTATCTGGACGTGAAGCAGAGCTCCCGAGGCCGCTTCCTGAAAATTGCTGAGGTCTGGATAGGAAGGGGCAGGCAGGACAACATCAGGAAGAGCAAACTGACCCTCTCCTTGTCGGTGGCCGCGGAGCTGAAGGACTGCTTGGGGGACTTCATCGAGCACTACGCCCACCTGGGTCTGAAAGGGGGTCCCGGCCACCGACACGAGCACAGCGATGACAAAGAGCAGCATCcccggaggaggcagcagcacccgCCACCTTCGCCTCCGGTGTCTGTGGGCTCTGAAGAGCACCCCCACAGCGTCCTCAAAACGGAGTACATTGAGAGGGACAACCGCAAGTACTACCTGGACCTGAAGGAGAACCAGCGCGGCCGCTTCTTGCGGATTAGGCAAACTGTGAGCCGGGGACCTGGCGTGATGGGTTATTTCGGCCATGGCTTGGGACAGGAGCAGACGATTGTCCTCCCGGCGCAAGGTATGATCGAGTTCAGGGATGCTTTGGTCCAGCTGATCGAAGAGTATGGCGAGGGGGACATAGAGGATCGCAGGGCGGGAGGCGATGAGCCCCCGGAGCTCCCCGAGGGCACCTCATTCCGGGTAGACA of the Caloenas nicobarica isolate bCalNic1 chromosome 4, bCalNic1.hap1, whole genome shotgun sequence genome contains:
- the PURG gene encoding purine-rich element-binding protein gamma, which encodes MERGRGGGGRNLGGSGLHRSIYSQSQQYQYPASSQGSCMEIQELASKRVDIQKKRFYLDVKQSSRGRFLKIAEVWIGRGRQDNIRKSKLTLSLSVAAELKDCLGDFIEHYAHLGLKGGPGHRHEHSDDKEQHPRRRQQHPPPSPPVSVGSEEHPHSVLKTEYIERDNRKYYLDLKENQRGRFLRIRQTVSRGPGVMGYFGHGLGQEQTIVLPAQGMIEFRDALVQLIEEYGEGDIEDRRAGGDEPPELPEGTSFRVDNKRFYFDVGSNRYGIFLKVSEVRPPYRNTITVPYKAWTRFGENFIKYEEEMRRIYNSHKEKRMDARGDSGEEQEGLE